GGATACCGGTAAATGGGAAAAAGCCCTGAATCATCTGCAAGAGGTGTCGGGAACCAATGAGAATGTGGTTCCCGCCGTGATCCAGGCGGTCAAGGCGCGGGCGACCGTCGGAGAAATTTGCGATGTATGGCGCAATGTTTTTGGTGAATATCGACCCAAGGAATTTATCTAACAGGGAGGTAACAGATCATGGCAGAAAAAAAAATCAAAATAATCGTGGCAAAACCCGGACTCGACGGACATGATCGAGGTGCCAAACTTCTGAGTCGAATATTCGCGGAGTCCGGCATGGAAGTCATTTATACCGGCTTGAGACAAACACCGGAGATGATCGTGGAAGCCGCTTTGCAGGAAGATGCGGACGTGGTGGGCCTCAGCAGTCTGTCGGGCGTGC
The nucleotide sequence above comes from Desulfobacterales bacterium. Encoded proteins:
- a CDS encoding cobalamin B12-binding domain-containing protein → MAEKKIKIIVAKPGLDGHDRGAKLLSRIFAESGMEVIYTGLRQTPEMIVEAALQEDADVVGLSSLSGVHNYFFPRVVELLRKKHMDDVLVVGGGIIPKEDIPSLKEAGIAAIFGPGTNTDDIVDFIKDAVRNK